The following are encoded together in the Robertmurraya sp. FSL R5-0851 genome:
- the recF gene encoding DNA replication/repair protein RecF (All proteins in this family for which functions are known are DNA-binding proteins that assist the filamentation of RecA onto DNA for the initiation of recombination or recombinational repair.), translating to MYIEHLGLKNYRNYEELTINFENKVNVILGENAQGKTNVMESIYVLAMAKSHRTSNDKELIRWDEEYATIEGRVKKSHGPLPMQLIISKKGKKAKCNHLEQQKLSQYVGNMNVVMFAPEDLTLVKGSPQVRRRFIDMEIGQVSPIYLHEMGQYQKILQQRNHYLKMLQIKKQSDETMLDILTEQFIDKAVRIVAKRYEFLRMLQKWAIPIHSGISRGLETLKIEYKPSVDVSEDQDLSKMVEVFTHKFDKIKTREIERGTTLFGPHRDDMLFFVNGRDVQTFGSQGQQRTTALSVKLAEIELIHSEIGEYPILLLDDVLSELDDYRQSHLLNTIQGKVQTFVTTTNVDGIDHQTLKEASTFTVDSGTIKQIL from the coding sequence ATGTATATTGAGCATTTAGGGTTGAAAAATTATCGGAATTACGAAGAATTGACTATTAATTTCGAAAACAAGGTTAATGTCATCTTAGGTGAAAATGCTCAAGGGAAAACAAATGTCATGGAATCTATCTACGTATTAGCCATGGCTAAGTCTCATCGAACCTCTAATGATAAAGAACTTATTCGTTGGGATGAAGAATATGCTACAATAGAGGGACGGGTAAAAAAAAGTCACGGTCCTCTCCCGATGCAGCTGATTATTTCTAAAAAAGGAAAAAAAGCAAAATGCAATCATCTTGAGCAGCAAAAATTAAGTCAGTATGTAGGGAATATGAATGTGGTTATGTTTGCGCCTGAGGATCTTACACTCGTTAAAGGGAGTCCGCAGGTTAGAAGGCGATTTATTGATATGGAGATTGGACAAGTATCCCCTATTTATCTTCATGAAATGGGACAATATCAAAAAATTCTTCAGCAAAGAAACCATTATTTAAAAATGTTGCAGATTAAAAAGCAATCAGACGAAACGATGTTGGATATTTTAACGGAGCAATTTATTGATAAGGCTGTTCGTATCGTGGCCAAACGTTATGAATTCCTCCGAATGCTTCAAAAGTGGGCCATTCCTATTCATAGTGGAATTTCTAGAGGACTAGAAACGTTAAAGATTGAGTATAAACCTTCTGTTGATGTATCAGAAGATCAAGATTTGTCGAAAATGGTAGAAGTATTCACTCATAAATTTGATAAAATAAAAACAAGAGAGATCGAACGTGGAACAACACTGTTTGGCCCTCATCGCGATGATATGCTCTTTTTTGTCAATGGACGTGATGTACAAACGTTTGGATCTCAAGGTCAGCAACGGACAACTGCCTTATCCGTTAAGCTAGCAGAAATTGAACTTATTCATTCGGAGATTGGGGAATATCCTATTTTACTCTTAGATGATGTTCTTTCTGAGCTTGATGATTATCGCCAATCTCACTTGTTAAACACCATTCAGGGTAAAGTACAAACATTTGTAACAACAACAAATGTGGATGGAATTGACCATCAAACGCTTAAAGAAGCGTCAACCTTTACCGTTGATAGTGGGACAATTAAACAAATCTTATGA
- the dnaN gene encoding DNA polymerase III subunit beta — protein MRFIIQRDRLVQSVQDVMKAVTSRTTIPILTGIKMVVTEDGVTLTGSDSDISIESFIPREEAGDELVEIKQTGSIVLQAKFFSEIVKKLPTDTVEIDVQNHFQTVIRSGKSEFNLNGLDAEEYPHLPQIEEQNAFKIRTDLLKVLVRQTVFAVSTSETRPVLTGVNWKVENGELICIATDSHRLALRKAKVDIENDINYNVVIPGKSLNELSKILDDTNDLVDIVITENQVLFKAKHLLFFSRLLEGNYPDTTRLIPSESKTEVTVNTKEFLQSIDRASLLAREGRNNVVKFSTIEEKVIEVSSNTPEIGKVVEELQAQAITGEELKISFSAKYVMDALKAVEGQEIKISFTGAMRPFIIQPLNDDSILQLILPVRTY, from the coding sequence ATGCGTTTTATTATCCAAAGGGACCGCTTAGTTCAAAGTGTCCAGGATGTTATGAAGGCAGTAACTAGCAGAACAACTATTCCAATCTTAACTGGTATAAAAATGGTCGTTACAGAAGATGGTGTTACATTAACTGGTAGTGATTCAGACATTTCCATTGAATCCTTTATACCTAGAGAAGAAGCTGGTGATGAACTTGTCGAAATCAAACAAACAGGTTCCATCGTCCTTCAAGCGAAGTTTTTCAGTGAAATCGTAAAGAAATTACCTACAGATACAGTAGAAATAGATGTTCAAAATCACTTTCAAACCGTCATTCGTTCAGGTAAGTCTGAGTTTAATTTGAATGGCCTCGATGCTGAAGAGTATCCGCACTTACCACAAATTGAAGAACAAAATGCATTTAAGATTCGTACAGACCTCTTAAAAGTTCTTGTTCGTCAAACAGTATTTGCCGTGTCCACCTCAGAAACACGCCCGGTGTTGACAGGTGTAAACTGGAAGGTAGAAAACGGAGAGTTGATCTGTATTGCAACAGATAGTCACAGATTAGCTTTAAGAAAAGCAAAGGTCGATATTGAGAACGACATCAATTACAATGTCGTTATTCCAGGGAAAAGCTTAAATGAATTGAGTAAAATACTAGATGATACAAATGACCTAGTGGATATTGTCATAACAGAGAATCAAGTGTTATTTAAAGCTAAGCATCTATTGTTTTTCTCAAGATTGCTTGAAGGAAACTACCCTGATACCACTCGATTGATTCCTTCAGAAAGTAAGACCGAAGTAACCGTTAATACAAAAGAGTTCTTACAATCCATTGATCGTGCTTCCTTGTTAGCAAGAGAAGGAAGAAACAACGTAGTTAAATTTTCAACCATTGAAGAAAAAGTGATAGAGGTTTCCTCAAATACACCAGAAATCGGAAAAGTAGTTGAAGAGCTCCAAGCGCAAGCGATTACTGGTGAAGAGTTGAAAATATCTTTTAGTGCAAAATATGTAATGGACGCATTAAAAGCTGTAGAAGGACAAGAAATAAAAATTAGCTTTACAGGGGCAATGAGGCCGTTTATTATTCAACCTTTGAATGACGATTCTATTCTGCAATTGATTCTACCTGTAAGAACGTATTAA
- the gyrB gene encoding DNA topoisomerase (ATP-hydrolyzing) subunit B, translating to MEQKEVQEQSYDENQIQVLEGLEAVRKRPGMYIGSTSVKGLHHLVWEIVDNSIDEALAGFCTEINVVIEKDNSITVIDNGRGIPVGIHEKMGRPAVEVIMTVLHAGGKFGGGGYKVSGGLHGVGASVVNALSTLLEVYVHREGKIHYQKFERGVPAADLEVIGETDHTGTTIHFVPDGEIFTETLEYDYETLANRIRELAFLNKGLKITIEDKREENKANQYYYEGGIKSYVEHLNRSKEVLHEEPIFIEGEKEGITIEVAIQYNDSYTSNIYSFANNIHTHEGGTHESGFKTALTRIINDYARKYGQIKENDSNLSGDDVREGLTAIVSIKHPDPQFEGQTKTKLGNSEVRAATDTIFAEALDKFLLENPTVARKIVEKGLMAARARLAAKKARELTRRKSALEVSSLPGKLADCSSKDPEISEIYIVEGDSAGGSAKQGRDRHFQAILPLRGKILNVEKARLDKILSNNEVRAMITAIGTGIGEDFDLSKARYHKVVIMTDADVDGAHIRTLILTFFYRYMRQILEAGYIYIAQPPLYKVQQGKRIEYAYNDKELDRIFAELPSQPKPNIQRYKGLGEMNPDQLWETTMNPDTRTMLQVSLQDAIEADETFEMLMGDKVEPRRNFIEANAQYVKNLDI from the coding sequence ATGGAACAAAAAGAAGTCCAAGAACAATCATATGATGAAAATCAGATACAGGTTCTGGAAGGTCTTGAAGCCGTTAGAAAAAGACCGGGGATGTATATTGGTTCCACAAGTGTCAAAGGACTCCACCATTTAGTTTGGGAAATCGTTGACAATAGTATTGACGAAGCTCTAGCTGGCTTCTGTACAGAGATAAATGTTGTGATTGAAAAGGATAATAGTATTACAGTTATTGATAATGGCCGAGGAATACCTGTCGGGATCCATGAAAAGATGGGAAGACCGGCTGTTGAAGTCATTATGACTGTCCTTCATGCAGGCGGAAAGTTTGGTGGCGGAGGTTATAAAGTTTCTGGAGGACTTCACGGAGTTGGTGCGTCTGTAGTTAATGCGCTATCTACATTATTAGAAGTGTATGTTCATCGTGAAGGGAAAATCCACTACCAGAAATTTGAGCGTGGAGTGCCTGCTGCTGACTTAGAAGTGATCGGAGAAACAGACCATACAGGTACGACGATTCATTTTGTCCCAGATGGAGAAATTTTCACAGAGACTCTTGAGTATGATTATGAGACCCTTGCCAATCGTATCCGTGAGCTTGCCTTTTTAAACAAAGGGTTAAAAATAACGATTGAAGATAAGCGTGAAGAAAATAAAGCTAACCAGTATTACTATGAAGGTGGAATAAAGTCTTATGTAGAGCACTTAAATCGATCAAAGGAAGTTCTACATGAAGAACCAATCTTTATCGAAGGCGAAAAAGAGGGAATTACCATCGAAGTCGCCATTCAGTACAATGATAGTTATACAAGTAATATTTACTCGTTTGCGAACAATATTCATACCCATGAAGGTGGGACACATGAATCTGGTTTTAAAACAGCTCTTACAAGAATCATAAACGACTATGCGAGAAAATATGGTCAGATAAAAGAAAACGATTCGAATCTGTCTGGTGATGATGTACGAGAAGGTTTAACAGCTATCGTATCAATCAAACATCCAGATCCACAGTTTGAAGGCCAAACCAAAACGAAACTTGGTAACTCAGAGGTAAGAGCAGCAACAGATACGATTTTTGCCGAGGCACTGGATAAGTTTCTTCTTGAAAACCCTACAGTTGCTAGGAAAATAGTAGAAAAAGGCTTAATGGCGGCAAGAGCCCGTTTAGCTGCCAAAAAGGCGAGAGAGTTAACACGTCGAAAGAGTGCCCTAGAGGTATCTAGCTTACCTGGTAAGCTTGCTGACTGCTCTTCTAAAGATCCTGAAATCAGTGAGATATATATCGTTGAGGGAGACTCTGCGGGTGGGTCAGCAAAACAAGGACGTGACCGTCATTTCCAAGCGATTCTTCCACTTAGAGGGAAAATCCTTAACGTAGAAAAAGCAAGATTGGATAAAATCCTTTCAAATAATGAAGTTCGTGCCATGATTACAGCCATCGGAACAGGGATTGGCGAAGACTTTGATCTTTCGAAAGCTCGCTACCATAAAGTTGTCATTATGACGGATGCAGATGTTGACGGTGCGCATATTCGAACACTGATTCTAACATTCTTCTATCGATATATGAGACAAATCTTAGAGGCAGGCTATATTTATATCGCTCAGCCACCGTTATACAAGGTTCAACAAGGGAAACGCATTGAATATGCTTATAACGATAAGGAATTAGACCGTATTTTCGCAGAGCTTCCGAGTCAACCGAAACCTAATATTCAACGTTACAAAGGTTTAGGTGAAATGAACCCTGATCAGCTTTGGGAAACAACTATGAACCCTGACACTAGAACCATGTTGCAGGTTAGTCTTCAAGATGCCATTGAAGCCGATGAAACATTCGAAATGCTAATGGGAGATAAAGTAGAGCCACGTCGTAACTTTATCGAAGCAAACGCACAATACGTGAAAAACTTAGATATTTAA
- the remB gene encoding extracellular matrix regulator RemB, giving the protein MYVHIGEETLVRAIDIVAIISKESVVSSSQMNELLTNDRLVVVDLSKGGYKSIVITKDKIYYSPLSSGTLKKRS; this is encoded by the coding sequence ATGTATGTTCATATTGGAGAAGAGACATTGGTACGAGCAATAGATATCGTTGCCATCATAAGTAAAGAAAGTGTCGTCTCATCATCACAGATGAATGAGTTATTAACGAATGATCGTTTAGTGGTTGTGGATCTTTCGAAAGGTGGATATAAGTCTATCGTGATCACGAAGGATAAAATCTATTATTCTCCATTATCATCTGGAACATTAAAAAAACGCTCTTAA
- a CDS encoding HD-GYP domain-containing protein, translating into MRVLIKEVQEGCILSEDVVGSSGRSIVQKKTVLTSELLGVLKAFLVPELEVEKTLSSGHPFIPNEILLDDEEVSREENEEQRELTFTELFLQASRSFKKEFRSWQAGLPVDVTKVRSIIFPLIEKIDHNQVDLFQLHHFSTEEDYLYQHAVAVGLISSFISKKLGFNKGEIVQVALAGALSDCGMAKLSEGILNKKTPLTQEEYQEVKNHPTNSYRLIQSTPFIREAGKIAIFQHHERLDGSGYPLGEKGQKIHQYAKIIGVADTFHAMTSQRLYRKKQSPFKVLEMMLQDLFGQFDIASIRALQSGILNISIGSIVKLSNGQEAEILFIDENAPTRPLVKVLSTDEIIHLQRNRMLFINEVKIP; encoded by the coding sequence GTGCGAGTTCTTATAAAAGAAGTTCAAGAAGGGTGCATTCTTTCTGAAGATGTTGTTGGGTCTTCAGGCCGGTCAATTGTCCAAAAGAAAACAGTGTTAACTTCCGAATTGCTTGGGGTATTAAAAGCCTTCTTAGTACCGGAACTAGAGGTTGAAAAGACTCTTTCTAGCGGTCACCCTTTTATTCCAAATGAGATTCTTTTGGATGATGAAGAAGTTAGTCGTGAGGAAAATGAAGAGCAAAGGGAACTTACATTCACAGAACTCTTTCTCCAAGCATCAAGAAGCTTTAAAAAAGAGTTTCGAAGCTGGCAAGCAGGCTTACCCGTAGATGTTACAAAGGTACGTAGCATTATATTTCCGTTAATTGAAAAAATAGATCACAATCAAGTAGACCTTTTTCAACTTCACCACTTTTCAACTGAGGAAGACTATTTATACCAGCATGCGGTTGCGGTTGGGTTAATTAGCAGTTTTATCTCTAAGAAGCTAGGTTTTAATAAAGGTGAAATTGTTCAGGTTGCTTTGGCTGGAGCTTTAAGCGATTGTGGAATGGCAAAGCTTTCTGAAGGTATCTTGAATAAAAAAACACCTCTTACTCAAGAGGAGTATCAAGAAGTGAAGAACCACCCGACGAATAGCTATAGACTTATTCAAAGTACACCTTTCATTAGAGAGGCTGGCAAAATCGCTATCTTCCAGCATCATGAGCGTTTGGATGGAAGTGGGTATCCGTTAGGAGAAAAGGGACAGAAAATCCACCAGTATGCAAAAATTATTGGAGTAGCTGACACATTCCACGCAATGACATCACAACGATTGTATCGAAAAAAACAGTCTCCTTTTAAAGTGTTGGAGATGATGCTACAAGATTTATTCGGACAGTTTGATATTGCCTCCATTCGTGCGCTTCAATCTGGAATTCTAAATATTTCTATAGGAAGTATAGTAAAACTTTCAAATGGACAAGAAGCCGAAATTCTATTTATCGATGAGAATGCGCCAACAAGGCCACTTGTAAAAGTATTATCTACTGATGAAATTATTCATTTGCAGAGAAACCGAATGCTTTTTATTAATGAAGTAAAGATTCCTTAG
- the gyrA gene encoding DNA gyrase subunit A translates to MAETPNSQIKEINISQEMKTSFLDYAMSVIVSRALPDVRDGLKPVHRRILYAMHDLGMHSDKPYKKSARIVGDVIGKYHPHGDSAVYETMVRMAQDFNYRYMLVDGHGNFGSVDGDSAAAMRYTESRMSKISMELLRDINKDTIDYQDNYDGEEKEPVVLPARFPNLLVNGTTGIAVGMATNIPPHQLGEVIDGVLAVSKDPEITTAELMEIIPGPDFPTGGLILGRSGIRKAYETGRGSITLRAKVVIEQKANGKEVIIVNEIPYQVNKAKLIEKIAELAREKKIDGITDLRDESDRKGMRIVIEVRKDANANVLLNNLYKQTALQTSFGINTLALVDGQPKVLNLKQCLVHYLDHQKVVIRRRTEFELRKAEARAHILDGLRIALDHLDAVISLIRSSQTTDIAREGLMTTFQLSEKQAQAILDMRLQRLTGLEREKIEEEYQNLVKLIAELKEILANEEKVLEIIREELTEIKERFNDNRRTEIVTGGVENIEDEDLIPVENIVISLTHNGYIKRLPVSTYRAQKRGGRGIQGMGTNEDDFVEHLVTTSTHDTILFFTNKGKVYRSKGYEIPEFSRTAKGIPIINLLEVDKGEWVNAIIPVSEFVDDWFLFFTTKEGISKRSPLTSFANIRNNGLIALNLREEDELISVRLTDGSKEIIIGTKNGLLIRFPETDVRSMGRTATGVKGINIDETDEVVGMEVLEENTEILIVTKNGYGKRTPAEEYRIQGRGGKGIKTCNITDKNGSLVAMKAVTGEEDVMLITTGGVLIRMAVSDISTMGRNTQGVRLIRLNESEEEFVATVAMVEKEEEKEEIIVGEDEELNDVEPADEE, encoded by the coding sequence TTGGCTGAAACACCAAATTCACAAATTAAAGAAATTAATATAAGCCAAGAAATGAAGACTTCATTCCTAGACTATGCGATGAGCGTAATCGTCTCCCGTGCTTTGCCAGATGTTAGAGATGGATTAAAGCCTGTTCACCGTCGTATTCTATATGCCATGCATGACCTTGGAATGCATTCTGACAAGCCATATAAAAAGTCTGCTCGTATCGTTGGGGATGTAATAGGTAAATACCATCCACACGGAGACTCAGCGGTCTATGAAACAATGGTACGTATGGCTCAGGATTTTAACTACCGGTACATGCTTGTTGATGGCCATGGAAACTTTGGATCTGTTGATGGAGATTCAGCGGCAGCGATGCGTTATACAGAATCAAGAATGTCAAAAATCTCAATGGAACTGTTGCGAGATATAAATAAAGACACGATTGATTATCAAGACAACTATGATGGAGAAGAAAAGGAGCCAGTTGTTCTACCTGCTCGATTCCCGAATCTTCTTGTCAATGGAACCACAGGAATTGCAGTTGGAATGGCAACTAATATTCCCCCGCACCAATTAGGTGAAGTCATTGATGGTGTATTAGCTGTAAGTAAAGATCCTGAAATTACAACGGCGGAGCTCATGGAGATCATTCCTGGTCCCGATTTTCCAACTGGAGGACTAATACTCGGCCGAAGTGGAATCCGAAAGGCTTACGAAACAGGCAGAGGTTCTATTACATTACGAGCAAAGGTTGTCATTGAACAAAAAGCAAATGGCAAGGAAGTTATTATTGTTAATGAAATTCCATACCAAGTAAACAAGGCAAAACTAATTGAAAAAATTGCTGAGCTTGCTCGTGAGAAAAAAATTGATGGTATAACAGATCTACGTGATGAATCAGATAGAAAAGGTATGCGTATTGTTATTGAGGTTCGTAAAGATGCAAATGCCAATGTGTTATTGAATAATCTCTATAAGCAAACAGCTCTACAAACTAGTTTCGGAATCAACACATTAGCTTTAGTGGATGGACAGCCTAAGGTCTTAAACCTAAAGCAGTGTTTAGTTCATTATTTGGATCACCAAAAAGTAGTCATCCGTAGAAGAACAGAATTTGAATTACGAAAAGCGGAAGCACGAGCACATATTTTGGACGGATTACGAATTGCGTTAGATCACCTAGATGCGGTTATTAGCTTAATTCGTTCCTCTCAAACAACGGATATTGCTCGTGAAGGCTTAATGACTACCTTCCAGCTTTCAGAAAAGCAAGCACAGGCGATTCTAGATATGCGATTACAGCGTTTAACAGGATTAGAACGCGAAAAAATCGAGGAAGAGTATCAAAACCTTGTGAAGCTGATTGCTGAGCTAAAGGAAATTTTAGCAAATGAAGAAAAGGTTCTTGAAATCATTAGAGAAGAGCTAACAGAAATTAAAGAACGCTTCAACGATAACCGTCGTACAGAAATTGTAACGGGTGGAGTGGAAAATATTGAAGATGAGGATTTAATTCCAGTTGAGAATATCGTTATTTCGTTAACTCATAATGGATATATCAAACGTCTTCCGGTTTCAACCTATCGTGCGCAGAAGCGTGGAGGTCGCGGAATACAAGGAATGGGAACGAATGAGGATGATTTCGTTGAACATCTTGTTACAACGTCTACACATGATACCATTCTTTTCTTTACAAACAAAGGGAAAGTGTATCGCTCAAAAGGATATGAAATTCCTGAGTTCTCAAGAACAGCAAAAGGAATTCCTATCATCAATCTTCTTGAAGTCGATAAAGGAGAATGGGTGAATGCCATTATCCCTGTTTCAGAGTTTGTAGATGACTGGTTCCTGTTCTTTACTACCAAGGAAGGAATATCGAAACGTTCTCCACTCACTTCCTTTGCTAATATTCGTAACAATGGTTTAATTGCCTTGAACCTACGTGAGGAAGATGAATTAATCTCTGTTCGTCTTACAGATGGCAGCAAAGAAATCATTATTGGAACGAAGAATGGGTTACTCATTCGTTTCCCTGAAACGGATGTTCGTTCTATGGGCCGTACAGCAACTGGTGTTAAAGGAATTAACATTGATGAAACAGATGAAGTTGTTGGAATGGAAGTACTTGAAGAAAACACAGAGATATTAATTGTTACTAAGAATGGATATGGTAAACGTACACCTGCCGAAGAGTATAGAATCCAGGGCCGTGGTGGTAAAGGAATCAAAACATGTAACATTACAGATAAAAACGGAAGTCTAGTTGCGATGAAGGCTGTAACAGGTGAAGAAGATGTCATGTTAATTACTACAGGTGGAGTCTTAATACGTATGGCGGTAAGTGATATCTCAACAATGGGACGAAATACTCAAGGTGTGAGATTGATCAGGTTGAATGAATCAGAAGAAGAATTCGTAGCAACTGTAGCGATGGTTGAAAAAGAAGAAGAAAAAGAAGAAATCATCGTTGGTGAAGATGAAGAGTTAAATGACGTTGAACCAGCGGATGAAGAATAA
- the yaaA gene encoding S4 domain-containing protein YaaA: MREEVKIDTEYITLGQFLKLAGVIDTGGMAKWFLSEHEIFVNNEQDQRRGRKLRAGDVVEIPTIGSYIVM, from the coding sequence TTGAGAGAAGAAGTGAAAATTGACACGGAATATATTACATTAGGTCAATTTTTAAAGTTAGCAGGTGTGATAGATACCGGAGGAATGGCAAAGTGGTTCCTAAGTGAACATGAAATATTTGTCAATAATGAGCAAGATCAAAGGAGAGGTCGAAAGCTTAGAGCTGGAGATGTTGTTGAAATTCCTACCATCGGTTCATACATTGTCATGTAA